The following nucleotide sequence is from Acinonyx jubatus isolate Ajub_Pintada_27869175 chromosome E3, VMU_Ajub_asm_v1.0, whole genome shotgun sequence.
TggcattccaggtagagggaacagcaatTGCGAAGGCCCCACGGTTGTATGTTTTAGTGATTGTCGATGTGACATACTTACAACAGTAACGTTTTAGGGCCTCTGCAGTAGTGGAAAAGTTGGTTAGTGGTATTTCAAGGACGGCTTCATGGGAAGGTCCTTGGGATGGGATGGGATTTATggagcagaaaaggaaaggtgGACCCTCCATTTCTGCTAGGATGTCAAACAGAAAATTTCCTCTTCCACCAGAGGTTAGTAGTTTTTCCAGTAAAAGCACATTGTTTCCAGTAACAGCAGAATGTTTGTGGAACCGAAGGGTAAATAATGCAGTAACCTTTCgtgaaaaagttttattttcatagaacTATAATGAAAGCTTTACAAATGATATGACATTGTACTTGCCTTTGGATAATTCATAAGCAGAGACGGAGTAAAGGAGCCCTATATAAAGGACATCCTAGCAGAAGAGCTTGAATAAGCATAATTTTGGACAATTAAGACAGGTATCCAGAACAGAGACAATTTTAATCATACCTGGCTAAGTTGTTAATTCTTACATTGAGGAGAGAATATTAGGTATTTGTACAAGGTTATTTTGTAATAGTAAAggattggaaacaacctaaattctTGTCAGtataatactgatttttaaaaaaggcacatCACACAATatgcagctataaaaaggaataaaaaagccTCTCTGTTATTACTAGTACGAAAGATACCAAGAGAAACtgtcaagagaaaaaaagcaagaggcAGAATTGAATGTACTGTGCTGTGTAACATGGAGAGAAAAGACTATTAATATGCACAAACTATCTGCAGCTGTTAACACTGCTAACACTAAACACTGTTAGTTGCTTTCAGGAAGTAGGACTGGGTGGCTGTAGCACAAGGTGGGACTTTTACTGAAAACATTTCCTATGTTTTGGATTCTGAAACAGTTAATATATTACCTCTACTCAAAAACAGATTAagaacatgtaaaaattaaaataaaaacaggaattgaaaaaaaatttcagaattctGCTACATATCATTTGTAGTTGGCCAGGATAAATATGCTGAAGTTCCCTCTTTAGTAAAATGTATGTAACAACTTCTCATTCCATAGTGATTTCAGTCATTCTCAACAAATTCACAGTGATCAAAATTTGAACAAAGAACTCTTGCAGGCATTGTTACAGATATTTGATACTGACATTTGGATGAATGGACTCCTGATGACTACAATAAAATTTTACCCAAATTAGGCTGTAGATaccagaagttttaaaattatgcagATCTGTTCCAGAAATTCCACAGAAATCCAGGAATTCAAGAAACACTCATGAATGTGGAAAGAAATTAGctataaagatgtttatttaacaaattccATAAAGTAGGGAAAACTAATAAGTATCCTACAATACAGAAATAAAGTTATGATATATACACATGAAATGCTATGCAGCTATTTAAAGTATTATGAAAGAATATCTGACATGAAAAGTATCTTCATAGTGTATCAAGGGAAAGAACAATTACAAAGTAGTATACATAGTAGGTTTATATTGAGaaagttcatgtatttttaaaggctGGAGTTATGTACACTCAAGTAGTGATGTTATCCACTGGgtagtgatttccttttttttgtttgtttggtcatATTTTCCAATTTGTCTAAAATGAACATCCTTAAACTAATTAAACATACCATGGTGGTTTAAAATACATCCACAGATTCTTAGACACTCCCTTCAAAAAGTGGAGCCTAATTACTCTCCAACCTCATGACCCTAAGCTAGAACCACCTTGTTAGCCACTTCTGAATTCTGCAATCCCAGAAACTGAGATATGTtgctttaagtcactaagtttttgAGTAATTAcacagcaataggtaactaatacaCAATTTCTACAGTTACTATATTTAAACTGTAAAGGTTCTAGTATCTAAGGTGAGCAAAATCTAGTTAGAACATCTAATAGAGTGTTGCTTTAACATGGCTTGTGTCTGTCTGGGTATGCTGTACTTTACAGCAAGAATTGTGTAGGAACTGAGATGTTTAAGACATTAAGGTCCTTACGCTCTAAATGTAGTTTTTCCTTTGGCTAACAAAGACATATGAttacagtgccttgcacataccagacaaaaaaagaatgaaccagttactgaatttttaactgttgatctaaaaatacaaaatactataTAAACAAGTGGTTAGGAGGTTAAGTGGTTATGAAGTTCTAAGGATTTCAAAGGAATGGCTATTCACTGTGGATGAAAGATTCAGGGAGAAAGTGGCACTTAAAATTAAGTACAGGTggaatttgttttagaaagattaaaattacaaaggggaaaagggCATGGTAAGTAGGACAGCACAGATTGAAATAAAGCAGAATCAAATATGGAGGACAGAAGATCTGTGTCAAGATCCAGAGTATGTTTTTGGAAGTTGTggtacaaaatttaagaaaatccaaGAGATGACTTCCAGGACAATATAAGGAATCTAGGCTTTTTATCCTACAGGATTAGAGCAGTCATTGagggtttttatatatttaaaatggtctttggaggggtgcctgggtggctcagtcggttgggtgtccgacttcagctctagtcatgatctcagtctgtgagttcgagccctgcatcgggctctgtgctgacagctcagagcctggagcctccttcagattctatgtctccctctctctctgcccctcccccactcatgctctgtctcagaaataaatatttaaaaatttttttttgaaaataaataaaatggtcttTGGAAGATTAATCTGCATATGGTGCGTGAGACACAGCAGAATaggggtaaggaaaaaaaaatcgaaGGCTAAGACGGTGACAGTGGGAATACTACTAATGATGTGAGTGCCATGCTCACTCAGGCAGCACATATACAACAATCATGTGAGTGCCTTTGTATACCATGCACTAAgagctttacatgtattattttatttacacctcacaaaaactatttcttaaagtttatttatttagagacaggaaagggaacatgggggaggggcagacagagagtatcccaagcagtgACActgcagagaccaacacaggcccaaacccatgaatcatgagatcatgacctgagtcagacgctTTTGTCAGAccatcgagccacccaggcaccccacacctcCCAAGAACTCTTTAAGTACTGTTTTATCCCCATCTTGTGGATAAGGAAACAGATACTTGGAGtttaagcaatttgcccaagttcacacaggtgtttgactccaaagccagAATTCCTATTACAGCACACcatctggagacattttaaaagaatgaatgtagtgaatgaaagaattgaagactgaccagagaggaaggagaaaggattctgttttgtaaacttaaaaatagttactaTTTCTTGAGTACCTCTTACATACTTGTGTgagatgttttatatatttaatctatAATCCAGTGTGGTAAGGTAATCCAGTATCattccatttcacaaatgagaaactCGAGGCTTGGTGTTAACTTGAAAGTAGTTACCTCAGAAGCGTGCTGAATGCCACAGCGATGAACAGCCAGAAGATTAAAATTCAGGTTGCTCCTTCCAGTACGCACCATCCTTCTCTCCTAACCAAGGACTCACCATTGGGTGCAGAGGCCTAAGGAATGCAgactgaagagaaagagaaccacCCTGATGTATTCTGCATACTTTTTAAACCACATCTCAACTCTCATCGTTGGAGCTGAAGTTTGTGGGTGGTACTGCACCACAGAATATTGTGTACAATAGAGGAAAACTGTGATGGTGGAATGAATGAAGGCTTTTGAGTATCTGCTATACCTGGTCTTCTTTGTAACCAGCTGCATGACCTCTGAAGAGTGATTTGAACTCCTCTGCCTCAGAATCCCCTCTACAAAATGGGAGACAGCAGCGTCCACTTGAAAGGACTGTTGTGGGATCAGCAGTGTGGAGAATCTAGCAACTGTTCAGTACACACTCTTACAACTTAAAATATTCCTATTCTGGCAAACAAATATTAAACCTGCACACTGCATCTATGACACGGGGGTTGAAATCTTGCACACAttcctctctttgttctcccCCTATTACACATTAAGATGAActcaaatatgtgtatatttggaACGAGTTACCGTagcaactgaaaaaaaacaaaacccagaagagTTAAAATGCCATtcttgcttttaattaaaaacccTAAAAAGGCATACCCACTTGGACACTTGGATGTTACTTAATTAACAATCAGTAAGGAAAAGATACTGGAGCGGTAAACTTAAGTGATGTCGGAAAGAAGTTATGTTGACCAACACGGATTCTCCCCCTTACGACCACAGTTACAGCTGGAgtcagagaaaatacttttatcaGGGCCTTCGGGTATCCTGcagaaaactgacaaaaaagaaataaattattgtcTTTAGCCCATGCATACGCACTGGAAgtaaattcttatatttttaagatgtttctgCGTTTCCTAGACCCTTCTTCTCCCAACTATAAAATTCCAAAAGGTAGAGTTTTACACTAATTGCAGCCAAGAGATCAGGTGGGTGTTTTGGGGGTCCAGCTACGACTCGCTAACGCGAAGCAGCCTCGGAAGGAGGCGACTCTGCCCGGGTGCAGTCACAGAGGGCGGACGCgagaggcacccgggtggccaGGGCGCTCACGGGGCTTCCCAGAGTCCTGGCCAGGTGCAGCCCGCACGCACCTGTGCTCAGGCGAGGCGAGTGCGCGCCCGGGGCTGCAGCTGGCGCTGGCGACGCTTGCGCGGACCGTTGAGGAGCTTCTGCGCGATCTTGCGCTCGTGGCCTCCGGGCACTGGCCAGTTGGTGCGCAGTTCCCGCTCGCACCGCGTTCGGCCTTTGCTGCGCCCGGCCCCGCAGGCCGGGAAGTCGCGCAGGTAGTAATAATCCAGGCAATCGTAGAGCTCGTCCTCGGAGCTCACGGGCGGCCACGCCTCGGCTGGAGGCTGCCGGACCCGAGCCCGGGCGTTGAGAAACGCCGGGCCCATCTTGTCGTCCCCCATGGCCGCCGGCCGGCGCACGCGCGCGCTTCTGGGAGACCCCGCCCCGCGTTTCGATTGGCTGTGCCTGCGGGGGCGGAGCTTATTGATGACCTAACAGAGCCGGGAAGTGGTCGCGCTTGGCTCTCTGCTTTCCAGCCCCCGTCACAGTGTCCACTTCGTCTATCTGGGTCTGTGCGCCGCCGCGGCGAGAGGGGCAAAATCCGACCGAACATTTTATGTCGGTCAAGAATGAAAAACTACAAGTGTCAACAAGGGACTacttaaagaaaatgtgtgttccTCTCGAGGACTTTCATCAGCAGTAAACATTTTGTTAGGCTGTTTGATGACATCAGAAAGTGCTCAGTAATAATGTAAAGTGAAAGATTCACTTTTGAAGAAATATCTCTGGTATCCCAGTAgcgtattttttaaagatctgtctATATAAAAGATTGAAAGGAAACTCATCAAAATGTTGAAAGTATTTATGGCTTGAAGGGCCATATATACattagatgtttttcttttccaccgTACCCGTTTTTGATAAGGAGTGTGAATTAATTGCTTTAAGCGAGGGATTATTAAAGCAAAAGGCACGCTGCTTGCTATAAGACCCGGAACTGCGCGCGATTTCGGATTATCCGCGGTTACTCAAGTGCCGCAGTTAGGCTACAATACACGAGGTAACCTCGCGCCGGCAATTTGGGGTGAGAGCCGGGAGTAGGGAGTGGCGGTGCAGGGTATTTAGCGCGAGCCGAGGGTGTGGCCAGTCAGTGCACCTTGCGCTGGGATCCCCTGGGCGGGGAAGGGTTCTCCAGGAGAGGGGCGAAGGAGAGAGGAATCCGTCAGGGTTACTGCACCGGAAAAGGCCACTTCGGCCTCTTAGCGGAGGGGCGCCGCTGCACCGCGGAGCGGGAGTCATTACACTCTGGGGCGACTCCCAGGTCTAATTACCTAATTAGTGTGTCTCTAAAAGCTTCTCTCAGGGAGTTGTTGCGAAGAACGCCTTTAAGTAGCCCAGATAATTGTCTTCCCACAAAAATTGCAGCTATCCCCTgggggattttctttttaatagatcAAAATAAtaccctacttaaaaaaaaagttggcgggggggggggtgcttcccAGATATTTGATCTTGTTGTTTGTTGcccatttgaattttttcttccGCACTCTGAAGTCGTATCCCTGGTGGGGCGTGGCCTACATACCACGCTCTCAGGGCAATTTTGGTGGTTCTTTAAATGAACAAGTCCCAGGAgagtgtttttaataaaacaccGAGGGGATTTTTCTCTTCCACCCACGTGTCTTACATTTGCTGTTGGGAAAGAAACTAATATTTATCCTTTTACTACTCCCCCATACATGatcttaaaaaaaactctttagaTTTTGTGTTATGAAAATActaagagattcttaaaagtGCAAAGAATAGAACAGTGAACTCCCATATCCCATCACACGGATTGAACAATTGTCAAGGcctgtcacatttttaaaaaagtttatttattttgagagacagagaggaagagagagaatccgaagccagctccatTCGGTCAGTGAGAGCCCGCTGcagacttgaactcaccaatcttgagatcatgacctgagccaaaatcaagagtcagacgcttaactgaccaagccacccaggtgccccttgtcatatttgctttatatatccCTTTGTTTTCCTCTGCTGCAGATCTTATGTCATTTTACTTCTATATTTCTCAGTATACAGCTCTAAAAAACTAGACTCCTTTCTTACATAAACTTCAGTGTTATTTTCACACCTGACAAAATCAACTGGTCCTGTTTTTATCTAATACGCAGTCCAGAATCAAATTACTCTGATTGTCTAAAAGACCTCAGAATACATACAAAATCTATACATGAAGTTTGCTTGGAAGTCTCGTATTCTAGGGCAGTCTTCCTGTCCTTTTCATTTTCCCCTGACATTGACTTGTTGAAGAATTTGGGTCAGTTATCCTGTAAAATGTCCCACTTTGTGGATGTGTCTGCTTCTTTGTGGTGTCATTTAACTTGTTCCTCTCTCTTCCATATTTCCTGTAAATTGAGGTTGAATCTAGAAGTTTGTTTATATTCAGATTCCATTTGGGGGGCAAGAAAAAGTTCCTAGGAAGTAATGTGTGTTGGTATCACAACAGGAGATCCACAATAGTTCATTGTCCCAACTTTAGTGATGCTGTGACTGATCAATGGGCTCATATGGTAACAATCTTTCCCTGAAATTGTGAAGTTCCACATAAACTTTTATCCAATGATTTCATCCATAGTTCATTACTTTATTTGCTATTATGTTCATTTGCTATTATTTCACTAGGGGGTATGAGAtgataattttataattcaatcatttcttccacatttattTGCTAGATGTCTTTCTCTCATGGACTTAGGCTATTTGGTTACCCTGAAATATATTTTGACAAGAAAGgcaaaacaaatgtttaattctcttttatttttttaaaagtttatttatttatttatttatttatttatttatttatttattctctacattcattgtggggctcaaacccatgaccccaagattaagagtcacatgctcttccaactgagccagacaggtacCCATAATTCCCTTTTAAAGATGGATTTTCAGGATGCTAATGGactctatgttttttttctcctgagaatAAATcacgaatcttttttttttaaatgtttatttacttttgagacacacacacacacacacacacacacacacacacacacactgtgagtgggggaggggcagagagagggagacacaaaatctgaagcaggctccaggctttgagctgtcagcacagagcccaatgtggggctcaaatccgcaagccatggtgagatcatgacctgagccgaggttggatgcttaaccgactgagccaccaggtgccccaaactcatGAATCTTATAAAAACACAGTCAATGTGTTTGatcaacttcatttttattattttttatttctcaaattgttccatctttggccagtgggagctccTTCCTGTGATTCCTGTGTTCTTTTGGCATTAACCTAGTAGTCATGGAGAATGCCCTTGTTTTCTGGTAAACCAAGATGTCCATCCAGGCTCATCATGTACACTCTATGCCCCAGACctggaatcaaccatttctccaaggagtcctTGATCTTTTTAGTGTAGAGAATGGATTTAGAgactttttttgttaagtttcatGAGTAGAATTCAGTTATTGATCACTTACATGCAACGCCAAATGCTCATctcagcaagtgccctccttaacacccatcacccatttagcccaccccccacctatCTCCCTCCATTAACCcattatagttaagagtcttttgtggtatATTTCACTCTAGAGACAATAATCTTAAAACCATGTATTATGTTTTTGATCTTTATAAGAACAGTGTGAGCTATTACTGTCccaattttccagatgaggaaacagtttAACAACTTCCCCAAGGTTATATAACTAGTAAAAAGCAGAACCAGACTAAGGGTGAGATCTTCAGACCCCTAAgtaattgtttctttcattttactgTGCCTCTTTATATGAATTCCTTGTTTGTCAGTTCACAGGTTGCTAAACATCCCTGCCTTCCTAGCTTCTGAGATGATATTTAAAAGCTGGTGCCACTATCTGTCGTGCTGTCTTGTCGCAGGACTCTGAATTAATTCTGATGATATCATTGCAGTAAGATTTTAAAGTGAACTTTGTATCTTGTTGAGTGGTTTGACTTCAGACCCAGGGGATAAACAACTAACAACCATGTTTCAGGAGCAGACTTAAATCCCTCTTGTTAGCATAACAAGAGTTTATAGAGTTTATAAAACTCTATCTCGTTACTTTCTAATGAATTATTGAAAGTACCTCATaagacagaaggagaaatggagaTTCAGCCAAGTCCTAAGTCACTTCCTCAAGGCCTGTGGTGGAATGACTCTCTGTTTCTGCATTTGGGCCATAGCAGAGCTTGCTCCAGGTCTCTGAGATCCTTCTGATAAGACTTAAGTGAAACTCATCACAAACTCAGACCTGGCTATGCCTTATATTCAACATTTCTTGCCCTTTCCCACTTATTCATGCCTTTGTATTACTTGTGCATTTGTCTAACTCCTCTGTAAGATTAGAAAcacattttccccacccccatctctagCTCACGGtcagtataaaataaatgcatgataggggcacctaggtgctcagttggttaagtgtctgacttcagatcaggtcatgatctcacggctcgtgggttcaagccctgcactggctcTCAGCTGCCAcgaagagcctgcttaggatcttctgtccccctctctttctgcccctcccctgctcacactctctctctcccaaaaataaataaaacatttaaaaataaaataaaataaatgcctgttaagtaaataaataaatatggatgtGTAAACCACCAAGACCATTAAAAACTATTAATGAAAGTGAGCAAAATTTGAATAATAATTTAagcctcatttattcattcaaaatatatttacatgtaccATGTGCCTGGTATCATTTCAGACTTGCAGGATAAAGTTCCTTGCTCCTCTGCAATTTATATTCTAGAAAAggcagataaataaaaaatatgtaatatatgatcTCTCAGTGATAAGTGCAATTAAGAAATATGAAGCATGAAAATGTCATGAATgtgacattttattgttttttttttctttttttaatttaaattttagttaacatacagtgcaatattggtttcaggagtagaattcagtgattcatctcttacacaacacccagtgctcatcccaacaagtgccctctttaatgcccattacccatttagcccactgcTCACCCTTCTTCCATCAACCtgtagtttgttctctatcagtaagagtctcttattgatatggggtgcctgggtgattcaatcagttaagcatttaactcttggttttggcttacatcataatctcgcagtttcatgagttcacgtcccatgtcgggctccatgctgacagtgcggagcctgcttggggttctctgtctccctctctctctgcccctcactcatgtGCACTGTCTgtcaagagtctcttgtggtttgtttccctctcttctctcccccaccttcccttatattcatccattttgtgtgttaaattacacatataagtgaaatcatatggtatttgtctttctctggttgacttatatcacttagcataatacattctagctccatccacgtcattgcaaatggcaagatttcatttttctgatggccgagtaatattccaatgtgtgtgtgtgtgtgtgtatcatatcttTGTCCATccatcagttaatggacacttgggctctctccataatttggctattattgataatgccattatgaacattggggtgcatgtacctctttgaatctgtatttttatatcctttgggtaaatacctaatagtgtagTTACTAGATTGTaaggtagtcctatttttaattttttgaggaacctccatactgttctccagaatgactgcaccagtttgcatttcgatcagcaatgcaaaagggttcccctttttctgcatccttgccaacacctgttgtttcttgggttgttaattttagctattctgacagatgtgaggtggtatctcattgtgattttgatttgtatttccctgatgatgagtgatgttgagcatcttttcatgtgtctgttggccatctggaagtctttacaaaagtgtctattcatgtcttttgcccatttcttaactgggttatttgttttttgggtgttgagtttgataagttctttatagattttggatactaacctttctcaggtatgtcatttgaaaatatcttctcccattctgcaggctgccttttagttttattgattgtttcctttgctgcgcagaaggtttttatcttgaagaAGTCCCATtggttcatgttttcttttgtttcccttgcttttggcGATgtgcctagtaagaagttgctctggctgggatcaaagaggttgctgcctgtgttctcctctatgaCTTTGATGggttctgtctcacatttaggtcttgcgtccattttgaatttatttttgtgtatggtgtaagaaagtggtctagtttcatttttttgcatgtggttgtccagttttcccaacatcatttgttgaagagactatcttttttcaattggatattcttttctgctttgttgaagattagttgaccatatagtgggtccatttctgggttttctattctgttccattgatctatgtgtctgtttttgtgccaatagcatactgtcttaatgactacagctttgtactacagcttgaaatctggaattatgatgtctccagttttgatttcttttccaagattgttttggctattcagggtcttttgtgttttcataaaaattttaggattggttgttctagctctgcaaaaaaatgctggtggtattttgatatggattgcattaaacgtgtagattgctttggtagtatagacattttaacaatgtttgttcttccaatccatgagcatggaatgtctttccctttctttgtgtcatcttcaatttctttcataacattTATGTAGTTtccagagtatagatcttttacctttaaacctagttaggtttattcctaggtatcttacagtttttgatgcaattgcaaTGAGATCgattgcttgatttctttttctactgctttgttatttgtatatagaaatacaacagatttctgcacattgattttatatcctgcaacttcgttgaattcatgtattcattctagcaaatttttggtggactcttgggttttctacatataatatcatgtcatctgcaaatagtgaaagtttgacttatttcttgccagtttggatgcctttttgttgttgttgttgtcttattgctgaggctgagacttccagtactgttaaatagtaatggtgagagtagatatccttgtcttgttcctgaccataggggaaaggctctctgtttttccccattgaggatgatattagctgtgggtctttcgtatatggcctttGTGACGTGAGGTATGTTCCATATATCCCTACTCTGTTGAGTGTTTTTCCTCAAGAATGGAtgctggggacacctgggtggctcagtcaattaagtatccaactcttggttttggtttgagtcatgatctcacggtttatgaatttgagccccgcatttgtgctgacaatgtggagactgcttgggattctctccatccctctctctgccccttccttgttcatgtctctctctca
It contains:
- the NUPR2 gene encoding nuclear protein 2 encodes the protein MGDDKMGPAFLNARARVRQPPAEAWPPVSSEDELYDCLDYYYLRDFPACGAGRSKGRTRCERELRTNWPVPGGHERKIAQKLLNGPRKRRQRQLQPRARTRLA